From the genome of Pantoea alfalfae, one region includes:
- a CDS encoding carbohydrate porin: MKNRKAEQRFPLRRVATGTLILAMFSAQALAADAFSPDSEWMFGDWGGYRTQLQDDGIKFDVNYTMESAANLGGGADTNTTMRYSDQWTFGTNFDLQKLLDWQDAEFQMTVTSRNGQNLSDQVADQRTGMLSSVQEVYGRGQTWRLTQFWLRKGLFNDVVDIKAGRVTVGEDFDNFDGNLFQNLALGSGQAGNWRGDRWFNWPVSQWGGRVKFNITPDVFFQVGFYNQNRANYDRGDGFRLDTSNSEGNLVPVELGWKPTFGPEKLPGNYRIGYYYSSVDGDVYGSWRNGGYQDQAHSYGGYLLLQQQLTAQDGDVNRGLGVRVQAVMNDHKTSKTDNYQSIAFTWTGPFDARPQDEIGVGASRIHVNSDYTRSLRQQNQANGESRFDSPTYLPIQEGSEYNYEVYYNAKVTNWMSLRPNLQYVVAPGGVSEVKDAFIGGISANIAF, encoded by the coding sequence ATGAAAAACAGAAAAGCAGAGCAGCGTTTCCCGCTGCGCCGTGTGGCAACCGGCACCCTGATCCTGGCCATGTTTTCCGCGCAGGCGTTGGCCGCTGATGCTTTCAGCCCGGACTCCGAATGGATGTTTGGTGACTGGGGCGGGTACCGAACGCAGCTGCAGGACGACGGCATTAAGTTTGACGTTAACTACACCATGGAAAGCGCCGCGAATTTAGGCGGCGGAGCCGATACCAATACCACCATGCGCTACAGCGACCAGTGGACGTTCGGCACCAATTTCGATCTGCAGAAGCTGCTGGACTGGCAGGATGCCGAGTTTCAGATGACCGTCACCAGTCGTAACGGGCAGAATCTTTCCGATCAGGTCGCGGATCAACGCACCGGTATGCTCTCCTCAGTCCAGGAAGTTTATGGTCGCGGTCAGACCTGGCGTCTGACGCAGTTCTGGTTGCGCAAAGGGCTGTTCAACGATGTGGTTGATATTAAAGCCGGACGGGTAACGGTAGGTGAAGATTTCGATAATTTCGATGGCAATTTGTTCCAGAATCTGGCGCTGGGCAGCGGGCAGGCGGGTAACTGGCGTGGCGATCGCTGGTTCAACTGGCCGGTGTCGCAGTGGGGCGGCCGGGTTAAGTTCAATATCACGCCGGATGTCTTCTTCCAGGTCGGTTTCTATAATCAGAACCGTGCTAACTACGATCGCGGCGATGGCTTCCGTCTGGATACCAGCAATTCAGAAGGCAATCTGGTGCCGGTCGAACTGGGCTGGAAACCGACCTTCGGGCCGGAGAAATTACCGGGTAACTACCGCATCGGTTATTACTATTCGTCAGTGGATGGCGATGTCTATGGCAGCTGGCGCAACGGTGGTTATCAGGATCAGGCGCATTCCTACGGCGGCTATCTGTTATTGCAGCAACAGCTGACCGCGCAGGATGGCGATGTGAATCGCGGTCTGGGCGTGCGGGTTCAGGCGGTGATGAACGATCACAAGACCTCGAAGACCGATAACTACCAGTCTATCGCCTTTACCTGGACTGGACCGTTCGATGCCCGTCCGCAGGATGAGATCGGTGTGGGCGCATCGCGTATTCACGTGAACAGCGACTATACCCGCTCATTGCGTCAACAAAATCAGGCCAATGGCGAGAGCCGCTTTGACAGCCCGACTTATCTGCCGATTCAGGAAGGTTCAGAGTACAACTATGAGGTTTACTACAACGCCAAAGTGACGAACTGGATGTCACTGCGACCTAACCTGC
- a CDS encoding aldo/keto reductase: protein MSQNQTRQLGDSGITVPLLTFGGNVFGWTVDQSTSFSLLDALVDRGLWFIDTADVYSRWAPGNKGGESETIIGEWLKKSGKRDRVVLATKVGMELSPEKTGLKPQYIRQAVEDSLRRLQTDYIDLYQAHRDDQDTPLADTLSTFDSLIREGKVRAIGASNYSAARLEEALKISETEGLARYETLQPEYNLYDRQPYESALEPVVRAHGLGVINYYSLASGFLSGKYRDAADASKSARGQGVVDKYLNPRGLRILDALDAISDAHQVTPAQVALAWQIARPGITAPIVSATSLKQLDDLTGAMQLTLTPAQIDQLDQASQ, encoded by the coding sequence ATGAGTCAGAATCAAACCCGGCAGTTGGGTGACAGTGGTATTACGGTGCCGTTACTGACGTTTGGCGGCAATGTGTTTGGCTGGACGGTGGATCAATCCACCTCCTTTTCTCTGCTGGATGCGCTGGTGGATCGAGGGCTGTGGTTTATCGACACCGCGGATGTCTATTCCCGCTGGGCGCCGGGCAATAAAGGCGGTGAATCGGAAACCATTATTGGTGAGTGGCTGAAAAAAAGCGGCAAGCGCGATCGGGTCGTGCTGGCAACCAAAGTCGGTATGGAGCTGTCCCCGGAGAAAACCGGGCTGAAGCCGCAATATATCCGTCAGGCGGTCGAAGATTCACTGCGCCGGTTGCAGACCGACTACATCGACCTCTATCAGGCGCACCGTGACGATCAGGACACGCCACTGGCAGACACGCTGAGCACCTTTGACAGTCTGATCCGCGAGGGGAAAGTGCGGGCGATTGGTGCCTCGAATTACAGCGCGGCGCGGCTTGAGGAAGCATTAAAGATCAGTGAAACGGAGGGGCTGGCGCGTTACGAAACCCTGCAACCGGAATACAACCTTTATGACCGCCAGCCCTATGAGTCGGCGCTGGAGCCGGTGGTCAGGGCGCACGGTTTAGGTGTGATCAACTACTACTCACTCGCCAGCGGTTTTCTCAGTGGTAAATACCGTGATGCAGCGGATGCCAGTAAAAGCGCGCGGGGGCAGGGCGTGGTAGACAAATACCTCAACCCGCGCGGTTTGCGGATCCTGGACGCGCTGGATGCGATCAGCGATGCGCATCAGGTGACACCGGCGCAGGTGGCGCTGGCCTGGCAGATTGCCCGGCCCGGTATTACCGCACCGATTGTCAGTGCTACCTCACTTAAACAGCTCGACGATCTGACTGGCGCCATGCAGCTGACGCTGACCCCGGCACAGATTGATCAACTGGATCAGGCCAGCCAGTAA